A stretch of Oncorhynchus mykiss isolate Arlee chromosome 14, USDA_OmykA_1.1, whole genome shotgun sequence DNA encodes these proteins:
- the LOC110488635 gene encoding fructose-bisphosphate aldolase B, translating into MTTQFPSLSPVQKKELSDIAQRIVAPGKGILAADESTGTMSNRLQKINVENTEENRRTFRDLLFSAVDPNCIGGIIFFHETLYQKSDKGVLFPQVIKDKGIVVGIKVDNGTAGLNGTDGEMTTQGLDGLSGRCAQYKKDGCDFAKWRCVLKISDACPSALAIAENANVLARYASICQQNGLVPIVEPEILPDGDHDLLCTQYVTEKVLAATYKALNDHHVYLEGTLLKPNMVTAGHSCPKKFTPQEVGMATVTALRRTVPAAVPGITFLSGGQSEEEATQNLNAMNQTALHRPWKLSFSYGRALQASALAAWKGKAANKKAAQDAFTSRAKSNGLASKGEYTVVISADQASMQSLHTANYVY; encoded by the exons ATGACTACCCagttcccatccctctctccggTGCAGAAGAAGGAACTCTCTGACATAGCCCAGAGGATCGTGGCTCCAGGGAAGGGCATTCTGGCAGCAGATGAGTCCACAG GCACCATGAGTAACCGCCTGCAGAAGATTAACGTAGAGAACACTGAGGAGAACCGTAGGACTTTCCGCGACCTCCTGTTCTCTGCAGTTGACCCGAACTGCATTGGTGGAATCATCTTTTTTCACGAGACACTGTATCAGAAGTCTGACAAGGGTGTCCTCTTCCCCCAGGTCATCAAGGACAAGGGCATTGTGGTCGGCATCAAG GTGGACAATGGCACAGCTGGTCTGAATGGAACAGATGGAGAGATGACCACACAGG GTCTTGATGGACTCTCGGGGCGTTGTGCTCAGTACAAGAAGGACGGTTGTGACTTCGCCAAGTGGAGGTGTGTGCTCAAGATTTCAGACGCCTGCCCCTCAGCCCTCGCCATTGCAGAGAACGCTAACGTACTTGCCAGATACGCCAGTATCTGCCAACAG AATGGCCTGGTGCCCATTGTGGAGCCAGAGATTCTGCCTGATGGAGACCATGACCTGCTGTGCACTCAGTACGTCACCGAGAAG GTTCTGGCTGCCACGTACAAGGCCCTGAACGATCACCATGTCTACTTGGAGGGCACCCTGCTGAAGCCTAACATGGTCACCGCCGGACACTCCTGCCCCAAGAAGTTCACCCCCCAGGAGGTCGGCATGGCCACCGTCACTGCCCTGAGGCGCACTGTCCCTGCCGCCGTGCCTG GCATCACCTTCCTGTCTGGAGGCCAGAGCGAGGAAGAGGCCACTCAGAACCTGAACGCCATGAACCAGACGGCCCTGCACCGGCCCTGGAAGCTCTCCTTCTCCTACGGCCGTGCACTCCAGGCCTCCGCCCTCGCCGCCTGGAAAGGCAAGGCCGCCAACAAGAAAGCGGCACAGGATGCCTTCACCTCCAGAGCCAAG AGCAATGGCCTTGCCTCCAAGGGAGAGTACACAGTGGTGATCAGCGCTGACCAGGCCTCCATGCAGTCCCTGCACACAGCTAACTACGTCTACTAA